One segment of Theobroma cacao cultivar B97-61/B2 chromosome 9, Criollo_cocoa_genome_V2, whole genome shotgun sequence DNA contains the following:
- the LOC18587811 gene encoding protein NRT1/ PTR FAMILY 6.2 isoform X3, which translates to MAEKMSLTVADAMDYKGFPADKSRTGGWVPAALSLGIEICERLSTMGIAVNLVTYLGGTMHLPSATSANVVTDFMGTSFLLCLLGGFLADSYLGRYRTIAIVAIIQTLGTCMLAVSTRLPELRPPPCQSTEVAQCKQANNFQMGILYLSLYLIALGTGGLKSSVSGFGTDQFDEKDEKEKAQMAYFFNRFFFVISIGTLLAVTVLVYIQDEVGRSWGYGICSASMFVAILIFLSGTKRYRYKKCVGSPVVHICQVFAAAIGKKNVKVPSDIALLYEDLPEALRSHHTDQFCFLDKASVVIEDDYGDDGSFTVNPWKLCPVTRVEEVKKMIRLLPIWATTIIFWTTYAQMITFSVEQATTMERTIGHFQIPAGSLTVFFVGAILITLAVYDRLVMPLWKKWKGKPGFTNLQRIAIGLFLSAVGMAAAAVAEVKRLSVAKQSSETTTLPITVFLLIPQFFLVGSGEAFIYTGQLDFFITQSPKGMKTMSTGLFLTTLALGFFLSSLLVSIVKTVTGSSGKQGWVGENINEGRLDCFYGLLAALSFINFALFLVCAAWYRKKTVKRDPELEIIAKESTIEEKC; encoded by the exons ATG GCAGAGAAGATGAGTTTGACTGTTGCCGATGCAATGGACTACAAGGGATTCCCTGCTGACAAGTCTAGAACTGGTGGCTGGGTACCTGCTGCTCTCAGCTTAG GCATTGAAATATGTGAGAGGCTCTCAACAATGGGAATAGCAGTGAACCTTGTGACATACTTGGGTGGAACTATGCACCTTCCTAGTGCTACTTCTGCCAATGTTGTAACAGACTTCATGGGTACCTCATTTCTGCTGTGTTTACTTGGTGGCTTCCTTGCTGATTCCTACTTAGGTAGATACAGAACAATTGCAATAGTTGCCATAATTCAGACCCTT GGGACTTGCATGTTAGCAGTATCTACAAGACTCCCAGAGCTGCGGCCACCTCCTTGCCAGTCGACTGAAGTCGCTCAATGCAAACAGGCTAATAACTTTCAAATGGGAATTCTGTATCTTTCCCTGTATCTAATAGCATTAGGGACTGGTGGCTTAAAATCCAGTGTCTCAGGATTTGGAACGGACCAGTTTGATGAGAAAGATGAAAAGGAGAAGGCCCAGATGGCTTATTTTTTCAACaggtttttctttgttattaGCATAGGGACATTATTGGCTGTCACAGTGCTTGTTTACATCCAAGATGAAGTAGGTCGAAGTTGGGGTTATGGAATTTGCTCTGCTTCAATGTTTGTTGCAATCCTGATATTCTTATCGGGAACTAAAAGATACAGATACAAGAAATGCGTGGGAAGCCCCGTAGTTCATATTTGCCAAGTTTTTGCTGCTGCCATTGGGAAGAAGAATGTCAAAGTACCATCTGACATTGCGTTATTGTATGAAGATCTCCCTGAGGCTTTACGCAGCCATCACACAGATCAGTTCTG TTTCCTGGACAAGGCCTCTGTTGTGATAGAAGATGATTATGGAGACGACGGTTCCTTCACTGTGAACCCTTGGAAGCTTTGTCCAGTTACAAGGGTAGAGGAGGTGAAGAAGATGATCAGGCTGCTTCCAATATGGGCAACAACAATTATATTTTGGACAACATATGCGCAGATGATCACTTTCTCAGTGGAACAAGCAACCACCATGGAGAGAACAATAGGACATTTCCAAATTCCGGCTGGTTCACTTACCGTCTTCTTCGTGGGAGCCATATTGATCACTTTAGCTGTATATGATCGTTTGGTTATGCCACTCTggaaaaaatggaaaggaaaacCAG GATTCACCAATCTGCAAAGGATAGCCATAGGCCTCTTTCTATCGGCAGTGGGAATGGCAGCTGCAGCGGTAGCAGAGGTGAAACGGTTGTCAGTGGCAAAACAATCCAGTGAAACTACCACCCTACCAATAACCGTTTTCCTTCTGATTCCCCAATTCTTCTTGGTGGGTTCAGGAGAAGCATTTATATACACTGGTCAGCTGGACTTCTTCATCACTCAATCCCCAAAAGGAATGAAAACCATGAGCACTGGCCTCTTCCTGACAACTCTTGCACTTGGCTTCTTTTTAAGTAGCTTGCTAGTTTCCATTGTGAAGACCGTGACTGGAAGCAGCGGTAAACAAGGATGGGTGGGAGAGAACATAAACGAAGGAAGACTCGATTGCTTCTATGGACTTCTAGCAGCATTAAGCTTCATCAACTTCGCATTATTCCTTGTTTGTGCAGCATGGTACAGGAAGAAAACAGTTAAACGTGATCCTGAACTGGAGATCATAGCCAAAGAATCCACAATCGAAGAGAAATGCTAG
- the LOC18587811 gene encoding protein NRT1/ PTR FAMILY 6.2 isoform X1, translating to MAFLVRKRSAGDSWLCSKWRPAEKMSLTVADAMDYKGFPADKSRTGGWVPAALSLGIEICERLSTMGIAVNLVTYLGGTMHLPSATSANVVTDFMGTSFLLCLLGGFLADSYLGRYRTIAIVAIIQTLGTCMLAVSTRLPELRPPPCQSTEVAQCKQANNFQMGILYLSLYLIALGTGGLKSSVSGFGTDQFDEKDEKEKAQMAYFFNRFFFVISIGTLLAVTVLVYIQDEVGRSWGYGICSASMFVAILIFLSGTKRYRYKKCVGSPVVHICQVFAAAIGKKNVKVPSDIALLYEDLPEALRSHHTDQFCFLDKASVVIEDDYGDDGSFTVNPWKLCPVTRVEEVKKMIRLLPIWATTIIFWTTYAQMITFSVEQATTMERTIGHFQIPAGSLTVFFVGAILITLAVYDRLVMPLWKKWKGKPGFTNLQRIAIGLFLSAVGMAAAAVAEVKRLSVAKQSSETTTLPITVFLLIPQFFLVGSGEAFIYTGQLDFFITQSPKGMKTMSTGLFLTTLALGFFLSSLLVSIVKTVTGSSGKQGWVGENINEGRLDCFYGLLAALSFINFALFLVCAAWYRKKTVKRDPELEIIAKESTIEEKC from the exons ATGGCTTTTCTGGTCAGAAAAAGGAGTGCAGGAGATTCATGGCTATGCTCGAAGTGGAGGCCG GCAGAGAAGATGAGTTTGACTGTTGCCGATGCAATGGACTACAAGGGATTCCCTGCTGACAAGTCTAGAACTGGTGGCTGGGTACCTGCTGCTCTCAGCTTAG GCATTGAAATATGTGAGAGGCTCTCAACAATGGGAATAGCAGTGAACCTTGTGACATACTTGGGTGGAACTATGCACCTTCCTAGTGCTACTTCTGCCAATGTTGTAACAGACTTCATGGGTACCTCATTTCTGCTGTGTTTACTTGGTGGCTTCCTTGCTGATTCCTACTTAGGTAGATACAGAACAATTGCAATAGTTGCCATAATTCAGACCCTT GGGACTTGCATGTTAGCAGTATCTACAAGACTCCCAGAGCTGCGGCCACCTCCTTGCCAGTCGACTGAAGTCGCTCAATGCAAACAGGCTAATAACTTTCAAATGGGAATTCTGTATCTTTCCCTGTATCTAATAGCATTAGGGACTGGTGGCTTAAAATCCAGTGTCTCAGGATTTGGAACGGACCAGTTTGATGAGAAAGATGAAAAGGAGAAGGCCCAGATGGCTTATTTTTTCAACaggtttttctttgttattaGCATAGGGACATTATTGGCTGTCACAGTGCTTGTTTACATCCAAGATGAAGTAGGTCGAAGTTGGGGTTATGGAATTTGCTCTGCTTCAATGTTTGTTGCAATCCTGATATTCTTATCGGGAACTAAAAGATACAGATACAAGAAATGCGTGGGAAGCCCCGTAGTTCATATTTGCCAAGTTTTTGCTGCTGCCATTGGGAAGAAGAATGTCAAAGTACCATCTGACATTGCGTTATTGTATGAAGATCTCCCTGAGGCTTTACGCAGCCATCACACAGATCAGTTCTG TTTCCTGGACAAGGCCTCTGTTGTGATAGAAGATGATTATGGAGACGACGGTTCCTTCACTGTGAACCCTTGGAAGCTTTGTCCAGTTACAAGGGTAGAGGAGGTGAAGAAGATGATCAGGCTGCTTCCAATATGGGCAACAACAATTATATTTTGGACAACATATGCGCAGATGATCACTTTCTCAGTGGAACAAGCAACCACCATGGAGAGAACAATAGGACATTTCCAAATTCCGGCTGGTTCACTTACCGTCTTCTTCGTGGGAGCCATATTGATCACTTTAGCTGTATATGATCGTTTGGTTATGCCACTCTggaaaaaatggaaaggaaaacCAG GATTCACCAATCTGCAAAGGATAGCCATAGGCCTCTTTCTATCGGCAGTGGGAATGGCAGCTGCAGCGGTAGCAGAGGTGAAACGGTTGTCAGTGGCAAAACAATCCAGTGAAACTACCACCCTACCAATAACCGTTTTCCTTCTGATTCCCCAATTCTTCTTGGTGGGTTCAGGAGAAGCATTTATATACACTGGTCAGCTGGACTTCTTCATCACTCAATCCCCAAAAGGAATGAAAACCATGAGCACTGGCCTCTTCCTGACAACTCTTGCACTTGGCTTCTTTTTAAGTAGCTTGCTAGTTTCCATTGTGAAGACCGTGACTGGAAGCAGCGGTAAACAAGGATGGGTGGGAGAGAACATAAACGAAGGAAGACTCGATTGCTTCTATGGACTTCTAGCAGCATTAAGCTTCATCAACTTCGCATTATTCCTTGTTTGTGCAGCATGGTACAGGAAGAAAACAGTTAAACGTGATCCTGAACTGGAGATCATAGCCAAAGAATCCACAATCGAAGAGAAATGCTAG
- the LOC18587811 gene encoding protein NRT1/ PTR FAMILY 6.2 isoform X4, producing MLAKHGVDCIEICERLSTMGIAVNLVTYLGGTMHLPSATSANVVTDFMGTSFLLCLLGGFLADSYLGRYRTIAIVAIIQTLGTCMLAVSTRLPELRPPPCQSTEVAQCKQANNFQMGILYLSLYLIALGTGGLKSSVSGFGTDQFDEKDEKEKAQMAYFFNRFFFVISIGTLLAVTVLVYIQDEVGRSWGYGICSASMFVAILIFLSGTKRYRYKKCVGSPVVHICQVFAAAIGKKNVKVPSDIALLYEDLPEALRSHHTDQFCFLDKASVVIEDDYGDDGSFTVNPWKLCPVTRVEEVKKMIRLLPIWATTIIFWTTYAQMITFSVEQATTMERTIGHFQIPAGSLTVFFVGAILITLAVYDRLVMPLWKKWKGKPGFTNLQRIAIGLFLSAVGMAAAAVAEVKRLSVAKQSSETTTLPITVFLLIPQFFLVGSGEAFIYTGQLDFFITQSPKGMKTMSTGLFLTTLALGFFLSSLLVSIVKTVTGSSGKQGWVGENINEGRLDCFYGLLAALSFINFALFLVCAAWYRKKTVKRDPELEIIAKESTIEEKC from the exons ATGCTTGCTAAACATGGTGTTGACT GCATTGAAATATGTGAGAGGCTCTCAACAATGGGAATAGCAGTGAACCTTGTGACATACTTGGGTGGAACTATGCACCTTCCTAGTGCTACTTCTGCCAATGTTGTAACAGACTTCATGGGTACCTCATTTCTGCTGTGTTTACTTGGTGGCTTCCTTGCTGATTCCTACTTAGGTAGATACAGAACAATTGCAATAGTTGCCATAATTCAGACCCTT GGGACTTGCATGTTAGCAGTATCTACAAGACTCCCAGAGCTGCGGCCACCTCCTTGCCAGTCGACTGAAGTCGCTCAATGCAAACAGGCTAATAACTTTCAAATGGGAATTCTGTATCTTTCCCTGTATCTAATAGCATTAGGGACTGGTGGCTTAAAATCCAGTGTCTCAGGATTTGGAACGGACCAGTTTGATGAGAAAGATGAAAAGGAGAAGGCCCAGATGGCTTATTTTTTCAACaggtttttctttgttattaGCATAGGGACATTATTGGCTGTCACAGTGCTTGTTTACATCCAAGATGAAGTAGGTCGAAGTTGGGGTTATGGAATTTGCTCTGCTTCAATGTTTGTTGCAATCCTGATATTCTTATCGGGAACTAAAAGATACAGATACAAGAAATGCGTGGGAAGCCCCGTAGTTCATATTTGCCAAGTTTTTGCTGCTGCCATTGGGAAGAAGAATGTCAAAGTACCATCTGACATTGCGTTATTGTATGAAGATCTCCCTGAGGCTTTACGCAGCCATCACACAGATCAGTTCTG TTTCCTGGACAAGGCCTCTGTTGTGATAGAAGATGATTATGGAGACGACGGTTCCTTCACTGTGAACCCTTGGAAGCTTTGTCCAGTTACAAGGGTAGAGGAGGTGAAGAAGATGATCAGGCTGCTTCCAATATGGGCAACAACAATTATATTTTGGACAACATATGCGCAGATGATCACTTTCTCAGTGGAACAAGCAACCACCATGGAGAGAACAATAGGACATTTCCAAATTCCGGCTGGTTCACTTACCGTCTTCTTCGTGGGAGCCATATTGATCACTTTAGCTGTATATGATCGTTTGGTTATGCCACTCTggaaaaaatggaaaggaaaacCAG GATTCACCAATCTGCAAAGGATAGCCATAGGCCTCTTTCTATCGGCAGTGGGAATGGCAGCTGCAGCGGTAGCAGAGGTGAAACGGTTGTCAGTGGCAAAACAATCCAGTGAAACTACCACCCTACCAATAACCGTTTTCCTTCTGATTCCCCAATTCTTCTTGGTGGGTTCAGGAGAAGCATTTATATACACTGGTCAGCTGGACTTCTTCATCACTCAATCCCCAAAAGGAATGAAAACCATGAGCACTGGCCTCTTCCTGACAACTCTTGCACTTGGCTTCTTTTTAAGTAGCTTGCTAGTTTCCATTGTGAAGACCGTGACTGGAAGCAGCGGTAAACAAGGATGGGTGGGAGAGAACATAAACGAAGGAAGACTCGATTGCTTCTATGGACTTCTAGCAGCATTAAGCTTCATCAACTTCGCATTATTCCTTGTTTGTGCAGCATGGTACAGGAAGAAAACAGTTAAACGTGATCCTGAACTGGAGATCATAGCCAAAGAATCCACAATCGAAGAGAAATGCTAG
- the LOC18587809 gene encoding lysM domain receptor-like kinase 3, producing MCFEDLGSLEKLVGVIILAWLSCTSHSLHVTPISCNVSLTESCPASLYYVPRTTISLEELSALFHVNSNAVNRTIDGFLIAINCSCLAGHDEFTWHLEYEVQPEDTWDGISSKFGSFVVEKPEKALVPSQTVTLDILCGCSEGADTVTYKVTKGDTLHTICSRFDADLNKTAWLNRLENPKLIHEGDVIFIPEPEGLQNLIVYDNKDSSIKKASKSQTHVVVGAISAAFAVILLTVILVSWKGYKKKGTQLPKPCSRKMDQLHSYFDLCTFLTKSGESTVSSFNSDKAVVFPYYEVCDATSNFSMSLKIGQGSYGSVYLGKLKGADVAIKQMKNTKSKEFLSEINILCKVHHSNLIELIGYAAGGDSLFLVYEFAQNGALSDHLHGSTLRGYKPLSWIRRVQIALDAANGLEYIHKHTKPYYVHRDVKTSNILLDSNFRAKIADFGLVKLLDNSPEVGAVASRIVGTFGYLAPEYVRDGRVTTKIDIYALGVVLMELLTGQPALSRDASPGNNHYSEHRTVVDYMLSALTDIQKPMIELAKCIDPNLTRYHKDSVLQMALLSKDCVDDNWSQRPDMSEVVLRLSHIFMSSKEWEKQPCSHTESGELSVLCLLGPS from the exons ATGTGCTTTGAGGATTTGGGGAGTTTAGAGAAGTTGGTGGGTGTTATCATATTGGCTTGGCTTTCATGCACTAGCCATAGTCTTCATGTGACTCCTATCTCTTGCAATGTGTCATTAACTGAATCTTGTCCTGCTTCACTATATTATGTTCCAAGAACCACAATAAGCCTGGAAGAATTGTCTGCTTTATTCCATGTAAATTCAAATGCAGTTAATAGAACCATTGATGGTTTCTTGATTGCAATAAATTGTAGCTGCTTAGCTGGCCATGATGAGTTTACTTGGCATCTGGAGTACGAAGTCCAACCTGAGGATACATGGGATggcatttcatcaaaatttggGTCATTTGTTGTGGAAAAGCCTGAAAAGGCACTGGTTCCATCACAAACTGTGACTTTGGACATCTTATGTGGTTGTTCTGAGGGTGCAGATACTGTCACTTACAAGGTCACAAAGGGAGATACACTGCATACAATCTGTTCACGATTTGATGCAGATCTAAATAAAACTGCCTGGTTGAATAGGCTTGAGAATCCAAAGCTTATTCATGAGGGAGATGTGATCTTTATTCCTGAACCAG AGGGCCTTCAAAACCTTATCGTCTATGACAACAAAG ATTCAAGTATCAAAAAGGCATCAAAATCTCAAACTCATGTCGTGGTTGGAGCCATTTCAGCTGCTTTTGCTGTTATTCTATTGACAGTCATACTTGTTTCTTGGAAGGGATATAAGAAGAAGGGTACTCAGCTACCAAAGCCCTGTTCAAGAAAGATGGATCAGTTGCATTCTTATTTTGATTTGTGCACTTTTCTCACAA AATCTGGAGAAAGCACTGTTTCCTCATTCAATTCTGATAAAGCTGTTGTGTTTCCTTATTATGAAGTTTGTGATGCAACCTCTAACTTTAGTATGTCTTTAAAGATTGGCCAAGGCTCTTATGGATCTGTTTACCTCGGAAAATTAAAAGGAGCT GATGTGGCCATCAAGCAGATGAAAAACACAAAGTCAAAAGAGTTTTTATCGGAGATTAATATTCTTTGTAAAGTGCATCATTCAAACTTG ATTGAGCTTATTGGTTATGCTGCTGGTGGAGACTCTTTGTTTCTTGTTTATGAATTTGCCCAAAATGGTGCGTTAAGTGATCATCTGCATGGGTCCACCCTTAGAG GTTATAAGCCACTTTCTTGGATTAGGCGTGTTCAGATTGCTCTTGATGCTGCAAATGGTCTTGAGTACATACATAAGCACACAAAACCATATTATGTTCATCGAGATGTGAAGACGAGCAATATTCTTTTAGATTCAAATTTTCGTGCAAAG ATTGCAGATTTTGGACTGGTAAAACTATTGGACAATTCTCCAGAAGTTGGTGCTGTGGCATCAAGAATTGTTGGCACATTTGGTTATCTTGCCCCTGA GTATGTGCGAGATGGACGTGTGACAACAAAGATTGACATCTATGCCCTTGGAGTTGTCCTTATGGAATTACTAACTGGCCAACCAGCTCTGAGCAGAGATGCAAGCCCTGGAAATAATCACTACAGTGAACATCGAACGGTGGTGGATTAT ATGTTATCAGCATTAACTGATATTCAAAAGCCCATGATTGAACTAGCAAAATGCATCGATCCAAACCTTACCCGCTACCACAAAGACTCTGTTTTACAG ATGGCATTATTATCCAAGGATTGTGTGGATGATAACTGGAGCCAGCGTCCAGACATGTCAGAAGTTGTGCTCCGCCTCTCACACATTTTCATGAGCTCGAAGGAGTGGGAGAAACAACCATGCAGTCACACAGAATCCGGAGAATTGTCGGTCCTCTGCCTCCTTGGCCCATCATAG
- the LOC18587810 gene encoding probable sugar phosphate/phosphate translocator At5g25400 gives MGKGGSLSDSVIKKILLSYTYVAIWIFLSFTVIVYNKYILDKKMYNWPFPISLTMIHMSFCATLAFLLIKVFKVVEPVSMSRELYLSSVVPIGALYSLSLWLSNSAYIYLSVSFIQMLKALMPVAVYSIGVLFKKESFKSDTMFNMLSISFGVAIAAYGEARFDSWGVILQLGAVAFEATRLVMIQILLTSKGITLNPITSLYYVAPCCLVFLLVPWIFVEFPILKETSSFHFDFVIFGTNSFCAFALNLAVFLLVGKTSALTMNVAGVVKDWLLIAFSWSVIKDTVTPINLFGYGLAFLGVAYYNHSKLQALKAKEAQKKTAQVDEEAGRLLEEREGEGTGKKSESQN, from the coding sequence ATGGGCAAGGGCGGGTCTTTGAGCGACAGCGTCATCAAGAAGATCCTTCTCTCTTACACTTATGTGGCAATCTGGATCTTCCTCAGCTTCACCGTCATCGTCTACAACAAGTACATCCTCGACAAGAAGATGTACAATTGGCCTTTCCCGATCTCTCTGACCATGATCCACATGTCCTTTTGTGCCACTCTGGCTTTCCTCCTCATCAAAGTCTTCAAAGTTGTCGAACCTGTTTCCATGTCTCGAGAGCTTTATCTCTCTTCCGTTGTCCCCATCGGTGCTCTTTACTCTCTCAGTCTCTGGCTTTCCAATTCGGCTTACATTTACTTGTCTGTTTCTTTTATTCAGATGCTTAAAGCCCTCATGCCCGTAGCTGTTTATTCCATTGGGgttctttttaaaaaagagaGCTTTAAGAGTGATACAATGTTCAACATGTTGTCGATCTCTTTCGGGGTCGCCATTGCCGCTTACGGGGAAGCTAGATTTGATTCCTGGGGTGTGATCTTGCAGTTGGGAGCCGTTGCTTTTGAGGCTACCAGGTTGGTTATGATCCAAATTTTGCTTACTTCTAAAGGGATTACCTTGAATCCGATTACTTCTTTGTATTATGTTGCGCCATGCTGTTTGGTTTTCTTGTTGGTGCCATGGATTTTTGTTGAGTTCCCAATTTTGAAAGAGACATCGAGTTTCCATTTCGATTTCGTCATTTTCGGGACCAATTCTTTCTGTGCCTTTGCTCTGAATCTAGCTGTGTTCTTACTTGTTGGAAAGACTTCTGCTTTGACCATGAATGTAGCTGGGGTTGTCAAGGATTGGTTGTTGATTGCCTTCTCTTGGTCTGTTATTAAGGATACCGTGACACCAATCAACTTGTTTGGATATGGACTGGCGTTTTTGGGTGTTGCTTACTATAATCATTCCAAGTTACAGGCTTTGAAGGCGAAAGAAGCGCAGAAGAAGACTGCACAGGTTGATGAGGAAGCTGGGAGGTTGTTGGAGGAGAGGGAAGGTGAGGGAACTGGCAAGAAGAGTGAATCCCAGAATTAG
- the LOC18587812 gene encoding pentatricopeptide repeat-containing protein At4g21065 yields the protein MQSSTPKTKLLILLRSLTTSATSSYYQRAAAEHGCLTLLQSCNTFINLLQIQTQILKLGFQNNPLILTNFASKSSDLNSIDYAHCFLFSPHSNTLYYDAFLFNTVIKAYAQTGNLKAKALWVFNFMLECEVLPNNFTYPFVLKACAGIGDLNLGMSVHGSLLKFGFDVNNHVLNTLVHMYGSCKGGIQFGRKVFDEMTKKDSVPWSAMIGGYARLGRSTDAVDLFGQMQIEGICPDEITMVAILCACTDLGALELGRWVESFIEKKGLNKSVELNNAIIDMFAKCGDVDKALKLFRTMSERSIVSWTSVIVGLAMHGRGLQAVSLFHEMIRAGMVPDDVVFIGLLSACSHSGLVDKGKEFFDLMRKEFGILPKIEHYGCMVDMLCRAGLVREAVEFVQKMPNEPNSIIWRTLINACRTHGELKLGESIARQLIENEPMREANYVLLSNIYAKMFHWEKKTKIREVMDKKGMRKIPGSTMIELNNKIYKFVAGDMSHNQYKEIFEKVDEMGRQMKRAGYVPSTSEVMLDIDEEDKEDNLNRHSEKLAIAFALINTPPGTPIRIVKNLRVCNDCHSATKLISKIYNREIIARDRNRFHHFKDGLCSCKDFW from the coding sequence ATGCAATCTTCTACCccaaaaaccaagcttttaaTCCTCCTCCGTTCACTCACAACATCAGCCACCAGCAGCTACTACCAAAGAGCTGCGGCGGAACACGGCTGCCTCACTCTcctccaatcatgcaacaccTTCATAAACCTCCTCCAAATCCAAACCCAAATTCTCAAATTGGGTTTCCAAAATAACCCTTTAATTCTCACCAATTTTGCATCCAAATCCTCTGACCTCAACTCCATTGACTACGCCCACTGCTTCCTCTTTTCACCCCACTCAAACACCCTTTACTATGATGCTTTCCTTTTTAACACTGTCATCAAAGCTTATGCTCAAACTGGGAACTTAAAGGCCAAAGCTTTATGggttttcaatttcatgcttGAATGTGAAGTCTTACCTAATAATTTCACGTACCCGTTTGTTTTAAAGGCCTGTGCTGGCATTGGGGACTTGAATTTAGGCATGTCCGTGCATGGGTCGTTGTTAAAATTTGGTTTTGATGTGAATAATCATGTTCTAAACACATTGGTTCACATGTATGGTAGTTGCAAAGGAGGGATTCAATTTGGTCGGAAAGTGTTTGACGAAATGACGAAAAAGGACTCTGTTCCTTGGAGTGCTATGATTGGCGGGTATGCTCGTTTGGGGCGGTCAACGGATGCGGTTGACTTGTTTGGGCAGATGCAGATAGAAGGCATTTGCCCTGATGAGATTACCATGGTTGCTATTTTGTGTGCATGTACTGATCTAGGTGCACTTGAACTTGGGAGGTGGGTTGAGTCTTTTATTGAGAAGAAAGGACTGAATAAATCCGTGGAGCTTAATAATGCTATTATTGATATGTTTGCAAAGTGTGGTGATGTTGataaagctttgaaattgtttaGGACCATGAGTGAGAGAAGTATTGTTTCTTGGACTTCTGTCATTGTTGGTTTAGCAATGCATGGGCGTGGATTACAGGCTGTTTCTTTGTTTCatgagatgataagagctggAATGGTGCCAGATGATGTTGTTTTTATTGGATTGCTCTCTGCTTGTAGTCATTCTGGATTAGTTGACAAAGGAAAGGAATTCTTTGATTTGATGAGGAAGGAGTTTGGTATTTTGCCTAAAATTGAACACTATGGATGCATGGTGGATATGCTATGTAGGGCTGGACTCGTTAGAGAGGCAGTGGAGTTTGTTCAAAAAATGCCTAATGAGCCAAATTCTATCATCTGGCGAACCCTGATAAATGCTTGCCGTACACATGGTGAACTCAAGCTAGGAGAGAGCATTGCCAGACAACTAATTGAAAATGAGCCAATGCGTGAGGCCAATTATGTTCTACTGTCCAATATTTATGCAAAAATGTTTCACTGGGAGAAGAAAACCAAGATTAGGGAGGTGATGGACAAAAAGGGGATGAGAAAGATCCCAGGCAGCACTATGATTgagctaaataataaaatttataaatttgttGCTGGAGATATGTCACATAATCAGTACAAGGAAATATTTGAGAAGGTAGATGAGATGGGGAGACAAATGAAGAGGGCTGGATATGTTCCATCTACGTCAGAGGTTATGCTTGATATTGATGAAGAAGACAAGGAAGATAATCTGAATAGGCATAGTGAAAAGCTAGCTATTGCTTTTGCTCTTATAAATACCCCACCAGGAACTCCTATTAGGATTGTGAAAAATCTGCGAGTTTGTAATGATTGTCATTCTGCTACTAAGCTTATCTCTAAGATATATAATCGAGAAATTATAGCGAGGGACCGGAATCGCTTTCACCATTTCAAGGATGGTTTATGCTCTTGTAAGGATTTCTGGTAA